AAGCTACTATTGGTGAACGAAAGAGGGGAGCTTGCAGGACTGGTAACGGTGAAAGACATACAGAAACGAACCCAGTTCCCAAATGCATGTAAAGATAAAGAGGGAAGATTGAGAGTTGCGGCAGCGGTCGGGATAGGTCTCGATGCAGCTCATCGAGCAGAGTTGCTTGTCAACGCCGATGTGGACGCACTGGTCGTTGACTCTGCCCACGGTCATTCGGCAAATGTGCTCAAAGCTGTAGAGTCCTTGAAGAACAAATACCCGGATGTCGATATCATCGCAGGAAACGTGGTTACGGCAGAAGGCGCTTTGGCGCTGGCATCGTCAGGAGCAAATGCAGTAAAAGTAGGGGTGGGTCCGGGTTCCATTTGCACAACACGCGTCGTCGCTGGCGTTGGAGTGCCTCAAATCACAGCAGTCATGTGGGTAGTGGAGGCACTGGAAAAGCACGGAGTACCAGTGATTGCAGATGGTGGCATAAGGTACTCAGGCGATATCGCCAAGGCAATTGCGGCAGGTGCTTCATCTGTCATGATTGGAAGCTTGTTTGCGGGAACTGAAGAAGCGCCAGGTGAAACCGTATTAGTTGACGGTCGCAGCTATAAGCTCTTCCGAGGAATGGGGTCCATAGGAGCCATGAAAAAAGGATCGGCGGACCGGTATTTCCAGTCCGCCGTTGAAGCAAGCGGTAAATTTGTCCCTGAAGGAATTGAGGGTAAAGTTCCGTATAAAGGTAAGTTATCAGATACTGTCTTCCAACTTACCGGAGGGCTTAGAGCTTCTATGGGCTATTGCGGTGCTTCAAACATACGTGAAATGCAAACAAAGACACGATTTGTTGAGGCCACTGCCGCTGGTTACACCGAAAGCCACCCGCATGATGTCTCGATTGTCCAGGAAGCACCTAACTACTCGCGACCCAAATAGCGTTACCAATTGGACAAAAAAGAGCCGGTGAAATTGCTGTGGCCGGAGGGGGACGATGGCCACGAGCTCACCGGCTCGGCGGGGGAACTTAAAATCTAAGAATTCAAGGAGTTGGCATGTCTTGCCAAGCGTGCCTTTCGACGTGCTGCGGTCCTTGGATGTAAAATCCCTTTTGAAGCCATTCTGTCAAGAGTAGTATACGCAGAACTGAGCTTGTCAATAACCTGGGTTGCATCGGTTTGTTGCGTCACACGCTTTTCCGCAGTTCGGCACCGCGCACGATCCCGGCGATTCCTCTCCCGGGCTTTTGCGGCAGTTTTCATCCGCTTTTCACAAGATTTATGTTGTGGCATTCTGTGGGAAAAAACCTTATCTTCTTGAAATTGTTACGACAAACGATCCAGCTCCCTGATACTGTGATAAGGGTCGCAGGAAGTGACGCAATATAAACAAGACTCAAATCAAAGTCAAGTGAATAATTTCACGCTTCCGTTGCAGGTAGCGGATATCCTCAAGGAAACCCATCGCATTACGGTACTTACCGGTGCCGGCATATCTGCGGAGTCGGGCTTGGAAACGTTTCGAGGCAAATCCGGCATCTGGAACCAAATGAAGCCTGAAGAACTTGCGAGTATGGACGGCTTCATGGCAAACCCAGGACTGGTTTGGGAGTGGTATAGATATAGAAGGACAATCCTGGCGACCGCACAACCGAATCCAGCTCATCATGCCTTAGCTGAATGGTCAAAACTGTGCAAAGACTTTACTCTTGTAACCCAGAACGTCGATGGTTTACACCAAGTTGCAGGCCAAAGAGCTGTTTTGGAACTACACGGGAACATCAGACTCAATCGATGTCTCAGATGCGGCAAAGAAGAGGATGCGGAATTGCTTGCTTCGCATGATGGAATTCCTTATTGTCAATGCGGTGGTCAGTTGCGTCCCAGCGTAGTTTGGTTCGGCGAAGAACTTCCCAGAAAAGTGCTTGACGAAGCGATACGAGCATCAGACTCGTGCCAGCTGTTTCTTGTAATCGGAACTTCGGCGGAAGTCTATCCAGCCGCACATTTGCCCGAGATTGCCAGAGAACACGGAGCAGCAACTCTGGAAATAAACGTGGAGCAAACCCGTTTCAGTTCACAAGCAACGGTTTCAATACTCGGCCTAGCGTCCCAGGCAGTGCCAGCAGTCCTTCAAACTTGGAAATCACTGAATCTTCAATAGCCCAAAGATGATAGCAAGAAAGCTCGCGTCCATAGCGATTTGGAGCGCCTTATTGGCCGTATTCGTCCATGGTGGATGTGCGTACTATAACACGTTTTACAACATCAAGAAGGACTTTAAGGCCGCGGAAAGGCAGCAACAGAAAGTACTCGCAACTGGCGAAGCAACAATGCCGCCACGCCCCGGGCAGCCCAATCAGAGTTCTTCATCGGCGCAAGTATACCAGAATATCTTGCAGTCTTGCGCAAAGCTGCTTGAATACTATCCGAACAGCCGGTGGATAGATGATGCTTTAATGATCATGGGGATTTGTTACTACAGATCTGACGAGTTCGCGCGCGCCGAACGGAAATTCACTGAACTGCTTACGATTTTTCCAACCAGTAAGCACACTGAAGACGCGCTTGTTTGGAAAGCCAGGTCTCTTTTTGCGCAGGAACAACTGGACGTTGCAGAAGAATTTCTTTCGACCGCAGAAGTCAAACTGAAGTCTCCGGACGCTATTGCAGCAACTTATAGAATACGAGCTCGCATTAGCGAAAAACGAGAGCGTCCAGAAGAAGCTATCTCCTTTTTGGAACGAATTCGTGACATTTCATATGACCGAAGCGACAAGGCAAGCGACTTCCTTTCTCTTGGCAAATCCTATGAAAAATTGTCACGAAATTCTGAAGCAAAATCCGCGCTTCTGCGATGTCTGGATCTTACCAGGGATCCGAGCGAAGTCTTTGAAGCAAGGCGACTATTAGCGCAGATGGAGTCGCAGGAGGGGAACTATCAGAAGGCGCGTGCACTATTGAGACCTCTTCAAACAGATCGAAGGTTTCTCGAACGGGCGGGAGATGTCCAAGTAGAATTAGCAAGAGTTGAAGCAGTTAGCGGTTCCCCGGATTTATGTATCCAGATGCTGGAGCTTTATTGTTCCACTGCTCCGCAAGGAGAGTCAAAAGCAAGAGCCTATTACCTTCAAGGCGAAGTCGCGCGGGACAGACTAGGTCACTATGAAATCGCACAAGCGAAATTTGACAGCGTGGCAGGGGCGGGTGCTTCACGGTCATTGCAGGATTCAGCGCGGATCATGTCAAGACAGCTTCAACAAGGACTAACCGCTCTTTCTGTAATCCCCGAGCTTGAGAATAATCTGAGATCGTTGCTTCAAGAACCGCAAGAAGCTAAAACCTCCGATTCTGCAGAGGCACGTGACTCGAATGCGAGCGCCGGTCTAAACGAGACCAAAACTTCCGATACCGAAGTATTGAATCGGGGAGCCGAGCAAGTATCGACAGCCGATACGATGGTCAGCATTTCAAGTGCAGACACGAATTCTCAAAGTCGTGAGGTAACAACAAACGATTCCACGGACTCACTCCGCCCGGACACCGAGTTCATACCCGAATCAAGGATCGACTCGAACTTGAGTCCAGCCGAGCTGGTAACGGATTCAATCATGAGAGCCTTGTCACAAAACGACTCGCTGCGGAGGAGTTTGACAGAGGAAATAAAGGACGACTCCGTCCCGAAAGCCGAGCAGGAGAAAGCAGATTCGAATGACACTAATGTTTTGAGGGAAAGAATTGCGTCAATCAGTGTCCAACTCGTGGCCGCACATCTTGACGCTGCTTCTTTCTACGAATTGGTTGTGAACCAGCCTGACAGTGCACTTGAGCATACAAAAAGAGCGGTTGCAGTTCCCGATTCATCTTACGAACATTGGCGCGCAAGCATGCAACTTGGACTTGAACTTGAGAGGCGAGATCCGAGTGATCAAGGCGCGCTTGTTCAGTTTCAGCGGATTGCTGCCGCCGAAGCTGCGCCAACATCAATTAGAAACGCAGCAAGGGCAAGACTAGGCCTTCCTGAATTAGCGGTTGAAAAGAGTGATCAGGAACTCGCTTTGGAATTGGCAGAAAAGAAGTTTTTGACCGATTCAGTCGACTCGAACGAGCTTCTCATGTTGTACAGGGCGGCGCTAGCATATGATTCAACAAGCGCATCAGGGATCAAATCACTTCAGGCAATCGCCTACATCCAGGAGTACCTTCAAGCTGAGTATGATTCAGCTCTGCACACGCATCTAGCAATCGGGCGGTTGTTCCCCGATTCGACTTTCTCCGAAGTTTCAATTCTGAAAGCACAGGAACCGGATTCGAATTCGATTTTCATGATGACCGATGAGGACTTGCAGGCGACTCTCGCACCGGTAATTGATGTCTTGAGTACTTCATCAGATTCGACTGGTTGGCCACCAGAGGAGTCATCACTTCGTGGCCGGCGATTCCATTGATGTCCAATCTAGCCATTCGCATTGCTGCAACCATTGTTGGAATTCCAATTCTACTGACCGCGGCGATGGTCGGAGGGAGTTGGCTAATCCTGTTGATTGTAATGATTCAGCTGGCCATCTTGCTTGAATGGCGTAAGTTTGCACATGCTGCTGGTGTTCCTCTTTGGTCACCGGCCGTGGGAATAGCCGTCGCAGGATTGGATTTGTTTGTTTTCGGGACGCACAGCAATTTGATGAATGGTGAATCTATTGCTGCTATCTACTTTTGGGTACTGTTGGTAGTTTTCAGCCGCTCAAGAAAGCCGTTGCTTCAATTGGGATATGGCGCACTGTTTCTTGTGTACGTGGCTTTGCCATTGTCGCTTTGGTTCAGTATCACCCAAAGTGGAAATGATGAACGATTTGGACGGATTGGTGCACTAGGTGTTTTATTTTTGTCGACATGGCTCTGTGATTCCGCTGCATATTTTGGAGGCCGGACATTCGGCAGAACAAAACTCTACCCGATGGCAAGTCCCAACAAGACCGTAGAAGGAGCGGTATCAGGATTTCTGGGAAGCTCAACTTTATTACCGGTAATGTCGTCTGTTGGCGCCGCAATACCAAACACTTCAGATTTCGTTGCAATCCCAATAATAACCGGCATTGCAGGTCAAATCGGCGATCTTATTGAATCGCTAATGAAGCGTGAAGCGGGAATGAAAGATAGCTCGAGGATGATTCCCGGACATGGTGGATTTCTGGACCGATTCGATTCACTTCTGCTTTCCTCGCCTCTTTTTCTTGCCTACCTATATTTTACAACAACGTAGCAAAGTTATAAAAGTTGATGCGGATTAGAACCGAAACCAGTCAAGCTTCGCCCGAGGTCGTGAGAATGTTCGATCGCATATCGAGTTCATACGACCGTCTAAATAGGTTCTTCTCGATGGGGATCGACGTAGTATGGCGCAGTCATGCTGTCAAAGACTTGAAGTTGACTCCAGGAATGTCAATCCTTGATTGCAGTGCAGGTACCGGTGACATGTCATTGGAAGCGCATCGGCAATGCAGCGATATCCATACAATTCTATATGATCCCGCAGAAAGCATGCTTCAGATTGCAGGCCAAAAGGCAAGCAGGCGCGGCATACGCAGCTTTGAGTTGAAGTGCGGTGCTGCAGAGCAAATCGACTATCCGGACTGCTACTTTGACCGTTTCATGGTTGCATTTGGCATTCGCAATTTCCAGCATCTTGAAAAAGGATTAGGTGAACTTCATCGTGTTCTGAAACCAGGGGGTAGCGGAGTGATTTTGGAGTTTACGCCTGATAGATCCAAGATTATAGACTTCCTGTTCAAGTGGTATATGTGGTGGGTCATGAGACCGATCGGAGGTGCCGTATCAAGAGACAAGGACGCCTACCGATACCTTGCCGAGACCATTCAGAAGTTTCCAAGTTCGGAAAAACTTGTGGACATGTATCGAAGCGTCGGCTTTAGCCATGTTGAGGCAAAGCGATTATCTCTCGGAATCGCTACCAGGTTTCTCTTGACTAAATAGAGCGAATGAACTTGCGGCGTGACGTTTCCCGTAATGACATTCCGTCGCTAGGCATCTTCATATGCTCCCTTCTCGGAGCAGTATTGTCACTGTTCATTTGCGTCAGCATAGTAAAGTTGCTTGTACTGACGTCCGTGCTCGCGGTTTGCGGCTTATTGGGCTTAGTGTTCATTTCGTCAAGCAATGTCAGTCGATTTCTGGTCTATACGGCGATCGTTTTGACTGTAGTGTTGCGAGGTGTATCCTCACTTTCCAGAGACGAAAGGACACATTTTAGTGAATCTATTTCTGACACCGCGACAGTCTCTTGTCGCGGTGTTGTGGCTTGGAAGGATGAATCATTTGGGGAATCATCTCATGGCAGAGTGTGGCTTGAATATGTGCAAATACGCACAGATACTGTATGCCTGAACCTGCAAAACACTCGCATTCGACTTCGAATACCAGAGCTTAATTCAGCGACCATATCTGTTGGCGATGTAGTTGCTTTTCAAGGAATCCTGGAATCCGCCGCTTCAATTCAAAGTCGATCCGTGAAAGAGCTTTGCTGGTCATTAAGAGAAAAGCACATTGCGGAGGCAAGACTTAGCGATACGTTGTCACTTGTGGTTCTCCAGAGCAGCGGCGGCCTGCGTAGAATCGTGCATTCAGCGAGAGAGAAGATCATTGACACACTTGAGCGCTTCCTGAAACCCGATGCGAGGGTAGTAGCCGGTGCATTATTGCTGGGATCCCGCGGCAGCTTCACACCAGAGTTTCGGCACGACCTTCAAATGACCGGTCTCGCTCACCTATTCGCATTGAGCGGACTTAATACAGGACTCCTTGTGTCCTTACTTTGGCTTGTACTTTCATGTCTAAGAATTCCAAGCAAACCAAGGTATCTGCTACTCCTCGGGATCTTAGCCTTCTATTGTATGCTCGGCCTGGGCGTGCCATCACTATTTCGATCCTCTTTGATGGCGGGCTTGGTAATTATTGCTCGTCTCCTTGCGAAGCCTAGTCATCCCATAAACCTCCTTTTATTCGCGGCAGCAGTTGAGCTGTTTGTGTGGCCACTGCACGTTCTTGATGCCGGTTTTCATCTAAGCTATCTTTCTATGGCAGGCATACTTGCGGCGTACAGCAAGCTGAAAATCCCGTTGCAGAACTTGCTTAGATCCGAATCAAGCTCAATTCGCCGAAGAATCTCTGATATCTTAGCGGGAACTTTTGGGGCACAGTTTGCGACGGCACCTGTTGCGGCACTTTTTTTTCAGCAGGTCCCGGCGATCGCCGTGCTCGCAAATGTAGTCGCAATACCACTCTTTTCATTGCTAATAGTATTAACAATTACGCTACTATTATTCGCAAGTATAATTCCCTACCTCGCCATTGTCCTGGCTAGAACGATCGAGCTTTTGGTGGACTTTCTAGGGATACTGGTCACTTCATCCGCAGAGCTTGTTGGTTCGAGCATATCAGTCATCTTGCCGACTTATACACACTTTCTTGCAGTTATTTTAGTAATTGCTGCGGTGTCATTCGCTCTGGCAGGGAGGACATACTGGACATTGGTGCTTGGCCTACTGACATTGAATCTGTTTCAATGGGCACCATTGCTTGAAACTAACGACGAAACAAAAGTGATTTCTTACGGTGACCGCTACAGCAATCTCTTGTTCGTTCAATCCGCGGGCAGCACGTGCTTGATCGGGTGCGGAAGTCAGTGGTCAGAGTCGAGGACAAGGGATTTTATCACAAATGAGCTTCGAAAGTGCGAAAGGAACAGTTTAGATATTTTGATTATTCCAACTAGATTTAGTAAAGATATCGGTGGTTCTGAAATTGTTATAGACGAATTTCGCCCTGGAGTCTTAGTAGATCTTGGTCATCCTGTCGAATCAAATAGTTCAGATGAACTTGATGCGGTTATTAGTTTGTCCAAAATACCATACAAGAGGGGAGAAACTGGTGATCAGTGGTCTACTGGCGATGTCAATTGTTTGGTAAATTACGTCGACAGGTCAGCAAAAGGCACCACATGGGAAATTAGCATAAGTGGCGGAAAAGCCAGTTTAAGAGTGTCAAATGACACAATAGCAGTTCGTGATTTAGAGAAGACACTTGACGACACTTCCGCGCTTGTGATCGGGTTTCCACCAGCAAAATCGATGCATGGTATCTGGCATTTTACAGAAGCTGGATGGCAAAGGCGTGATTCCCGTTCTTATGCCTTGATGAACGCATTTCATTTACCTTTGACCTGAAATGCAAGGCCAGAATCAAATCATGCTCTATTCTAAATGTGCCGTTGAGTTTGAATACATCAAGTCCGGGCATTTTACAATCATAGGCTGCGATGAAGCGGGTCGCGGCCCTTTGGCCGGGCCAGTTGTCGCAGCTGCGGTTGTATTCTCCGACTGTTCGACAATATGGAAATGCAGGGATTCCAAGTCGGTTTCACAGGCACGCAGAGAAGAAACCTATGAGGAGATAATCACGAATCTTTGTTACTCTTTCTCAATTGTCTCTTCAGCGGAGATTGAT
This sequence is a window from bacterium. Protein-coding genes within it:
- a CDS encoding NAD-dependent deacylase, with translation MLKETHRITVLTGAGISAESGLETFRGKSGIWNQMKPEELASMDGFMANPGLVWEWYRYRRTILATAQPNPAHHALAEWSKLCKDFTLVTQNVDGLHQVAGQRAVLELHGNIRLNRCLRCGKEEDAELLASHDGIPYCQCGGQLRPSVVWFGEELPRKVLDEAIRASDSCQLFLVIGTSAEVYPAAHLPEIAREHGAATLEINVEQTRFSSQATVSILGLASQAVPAVLQTWKSLNLQ
- a CDS encoding tetratricopeptide repeat protein, producing MIARKLASIAIWSALLAVFVHGGCAYYNTFYNIKKDFKAAERQQQKVLATGEATMPPRPGQPNQSSSSAQVYQNILQSCAKLLEYYPNSRWIDDALMIMGICYYRSDEFARAERKFTELLTIFPTSKHTEDALVWKARSLFAQEQLDVAEEFLSTAEVKLKSPDAIAATYRIRARISEKRERPEEAISFLERIRDISYDRSDKASDFLSLGKSYEKLSRNSEAKSALLRCLDLTRDPSEVFEARRLLAQMESQEGNYQKARALLRPLQTDRRFLERAGDVQVELARVEAVSGSPDLCIQMLELYCSTAPQGESKARAYYLQGEVARDRLGHYEIAQAKFDSVAGAGASRSLQDSARIMSRQLQQGLTALSVIPELENNLRSLLQEPQEAKTSDSAEARDSNASAGLNETKTSDTEVLNRGAEQVSTADTMVSISSADTNSQSREVTTNDSTDSLRPDTEFIPESRIDSNLSPAELVTDSIMRALSQNDSLRRSLTEEIKDDSVPKAEQEKADSNDTNVLRERIASISVQLVAAHLDAASFYELVVNQPDSALEHTKRAVAVPDSSYEHWRASMQLGLELERRDPSDQGALVQFQRIAAAEAAPTSIRNAARARLGLPELAVEKSDQELALELAEKKFLTDSVDSNELLMLYRAALAYDSTSASGIKSLQAIAYIQEYLQAEYDSALHTHLAIGRLFPDSTFSEVSILKAQEPDSNSIFMMTDEDLQATLAPVIDVLSTSSDSTGWPPEESSLRGRRFH
- a CDS encoding phosphatidate cytidylyltransferase, producing MSNLAIRIAATIVGIPILLTAAMVGGSWLILLIVMIQLAILLEWRKFAHAAGVPLWSPAVGIAVAGLDLFVFGTHSNLMNGESIAAIYFWVLLVVFSRSRKPLLQLGYGALFLVYVALPLSLWFSITQSGNDERFGRIGALGVLFLSTWLCDSAAYFGGRTFGRTKLYPMASPNKTVEGAVSGFLGSSTLLPVMSSVGAAIPNTSDFVAIPIITGIAGQIGDLIESLMKREAGMKDSSRMIPGHGGFLDRFDSLLLSSPLFLAYLYFTTT
- a CDS encoding ComEC/Rec2 family competence protein, which gives rise to MSLFICVSIVKLLVLTSVLAVCGLLGLVFISSSNVSRFLVYTAIVLTVVLRGVSSLSRDERTHFSESISDTATVSCRGVVAWKDESFGESSHGRVWLEYVQIRTDTVCLNLQNTRIRLRIPELNSATISVGDVVAFQGILESAASIQSRSVKELCWSLREKHIAEARLSDTLSLVVLQSSGGLRRIVHSAREKIIDTLERFLKPDARVVAGALLLGSRGSFTPEFRHDLQMTGLAHLFALSGLNTGLLVSLLWLVLSCLRIPSKPRYLLLLGILAFYCMLGLGVPSLFRSSLMAGLVIIARLLAKPSHPINLLLFAAAVELFVWPLHVLDAGFHLSYLSMAGILAAYSKLKIPLQNLLRSESSSIRRRISDILAGTFGAQFATAPVAALFFQQVPAIAVLANVVAIPLFSLLIVLTITLLLFASIIPYLAIVLARTIELLVDFLGILVTSSAELVGSSISVILPTYTHFLAVILVIAAVSFALAGRTYWTLVLGLLTLNLFQWAPLLETNDETKVISYGDRYSNLLFVQSAGSTCLIGCGSQWSESRTRDFITNELRKCERNSLDILIIPTRFSKDIGGSEIVIDEFRPGVLVDLGHPVESNSSDELDAVISLSKIPYKRGETGDQWSTGDVNCLVNYVDRSAKGTTWEISISGGKASLRVSNDTIAVRDLEKTLDDTSALVIGFPPAKSMHGIWHFTEAGWQRRDSRSYALMNAFHLPLT
- the guaB gene encoding IMP dehydrogenase gives rise to the protein MKTHFPRILGIGLTYDDVLLIPAASNMLPSEVSISSRLTTGINLNIPLVSAAMDTVSEAELCIALARQGGIGVIHKNMTAEEQAAEVDRVKRSESAVIYEPYTLPPTAKLADALRLKRSKGVSGIPIIDENGQLVGIVTDRDVRFERDLETPVTSLMTPREKLVTAPIDTELSEAEQILQKHRIEKLLLVNERGELAGLVTVKDIQKRTQFPNACKDKEGRLRVAAAVGIGLDAAHRAELLVNADVDALVVDSAHGHSANVLKAVESLKNKYPDVDIIAGNVVTAEGALALASSGANAVKVGVGPGSICTTRVVAGVGVPQITAVMWVVEALEKHGVPVIADGGIRYSGDIAKAIAAGASSVMIGSLFAGTEEAPGETVLVDGRSYKLFRGMGSIGAMKKGSADRYFQSAVEASGKFVPEGIEGKVPYKGKLSDTVFQLTGGLRASMGYCGASNIREMQTKTRFVEATAAGYTESHPHDVSIVQEAPNYSRPK
- a CDS encoding ubiquinone/menaquinone biosynthesis methyltransferase, with the translated sequence MFDRISSSYDRLNRFFSMGIDVVWRSHAVKDLKLTPGMSILDCSAGTGDMSLEAHRQCSDIHTILYDPAESMLQIAGQKASRRGIRSFELKCGAAEQIDYPDCYFDRFMVAFGIRNFQHLEKGLGELHRVLKPGGSGVILEFTPDRSKIIDFLFKWYMWWVMRPIGGAVSRDKDAYRYLAETIQKFPSSEKLVDMYRSVGFSHVEAKRLSLGIATRFLLTK
- a CDS encoding 30S ribosomal protein S20, with the translated sequence MKTAAKARERNRRDRARCRTAEKRVTQQTDATQVIDKLSSAYTTLDRMASKGILHPRTAARRKARLARHANSLNS